Proteins from a genomic interval of Amphiura filiformis chromosome 9, Afil_fr2py, whole genome shotgun sequence:
- the LOC140161050 gene encoding somatostatin receptor type 5-like: MSSAEVVSSLRADYTLDTMPDNECDLSCCHNISLTEAESYRYPGGQIILITICLPIIFGIGMLGNIAFIFVAFRIKSMRTITNRYLVNLAISDILFLTGAIGDKVWKYMKSPILKDDSPIGAIGCVLVYFISDMAYFASLIFVTVVSIDRYFAVCRPQDRKNMIKTKSERVIFASWVASCLLASLLIPANADFSTFCFKWPSVEPYIRWKSQISFCFPYEDWIADFATGLQTVPFFITFVLNVYLYICIIRGLDKSIKRMSQHGVTSDKDKRIRKQIAQMLVVNGVAFFCLLAPFELGSLLQLIASIRGGSTYTYVIRNSLVRSYVMFLARMLSYINSAVNPLIYTAMCGRYREAFKRTFVPNACQRSLEPAEYSSYRSTLRKSANDKQTATEGVAL; this comes from the coding sequence ATGTCGTCTGCTGAAGTAGTATCATCACTCCGTGCAGACTACACTCTTGATACTATGCCTGATAATGAATGTGACTTATCATGTTGCCATAACATTTCATTGACTGAAGCGGAAAGTTATAGGTATCCAGGCGGGCAAATAATATTGATAACTATATGTTTGCCAATAATTTTTGGCATTGGTATGCTAGGTAACATTGCGTTTATATTCGTTGCCTTTCGGATAAAATCAATGAGGACTATTACCAACCGTTACCTTGTTAATCTAGCTATATCTGACATACTGTTTCTTACTGGTGCTATCGGTGACAAAGTTTGGAAATATATGAAATCGCCTATTTTGAAAGATGATTCCCCAATTGGAGCTATAGGATGCGTATTGGTATACTTCATATCTGATATGGCATACTTCGCATCCCTAATTTTTGTCACAGTGGTCTCTATAGATCGATATTTTGCAGTTTGTCGCCCACAAGATCGCAAGAACATGATCAAAACTAAGTCCGAGAGAGTAATATTTGCTTCCTGGGTTGCTTCGTGTTTGCTTGCTTCGTTATTAATTCCTGCAAATGCAGATTTTAGTACATTTTGCTTTAAATGGCCTTCAGTGGAGCCATATATCCGTTGGAAAAGTCAAATCAGCTTTTGCTTCCCATACGAGGACTGGATCGCAGATTTTGCTACCGGTTTACAAACTGTTCCGTTCTTTATTACCTTTGTGTTGAATGTATATTTATACATTTGTATAATTCGAGGACTGGATAAAAGTATCAAACGCATGAGTCAACACGGAGTGACTTCAGACAAAGACAAACGAATAAGGAAACAAATTGCGCAGATGTTGGTAGTGAACGGTGTAGCTTTTTTCTGTCTTCTTGCACCTTTTGAGCTTGGTTCTCTTCTGCAGCTGATTGCCTCTATTCGAGGAGGGAGCACTTACACTTATGTGATACGGAACTCTCTAGTGAGATCGTACGTGATGTTTTTGGCACGAATGTTAAGCTATATCAATTCTGCCGTTAACCCACTCATCTATACAGCGATGTGCGGTCGATATAGGGAGGCATTTAAGAGGACGTTCGTACCAAATGCATGTCAACGCTCCTTGGAGCCAGCGGAATACAGTTCTTACCGATCTACTTTACGCAAAAGTGCTAATGACAAACAAACAGCCACAGAAGGTGTAGCACTGTAA
- the LOC140160341 gene encoding monocarboxylate transporter 13-like, with protein sequence MVYAMANVMAKDRGWAWIITLTSFIATALLTGTVKSLGVMLPTLRQQFSTQTWVIGLSISLTTAFGVVTCPLAGALSKRLTPRHTVMIFSILAVLGLIMAALATAVQFLIVALLLTGFSVGAHAVIIGEEAIYFEKYYNISMAISQAGLSLGIMVMPPMTQLLLYIYGWRGSMLLLAALNLHLIVCGALLKPFHTGRVELEDNELIKRSKKQQEHENLVITNLVHYLDLTLFTDADFVAMLVYILCCGYCFTGWLIYLVPHAMELGFQSYESSFLATIGGFGNLLAAILYPILKICTPDKTTLYLTTLMSTFALGLDPLVSSYHSYIGLAILSCIYVLARGMAILSVFKMVKNVVDDNKMTNAMLWMNFADGIGGICSGFFSGWTFDVTGSFMLSSLLLSAISLLGLCPQFIVDMRSVWKARKYASRYNNHHSISILTKESIGNVTSL encoded by the exons ATGGTATATGCAATGGCGAACGTCATGGCAAAAGACCGAGGGTGGGCATGGATTATAACGCTTACATCATTCATTGCTACGGCTCTCCTGACAGGCACAGTGAAATCCCTTGGTGTCATGCTACCAACTCTTCGTCAACAGTTTTCTACGCAAACGTGGGTCATTGGATTAAGTATTTCATTGACTACTGCCTTCGGAGTAGTTACGT GTCCACTTGCTGGAGCGCTGAGTAAACGCCTCACACCGAGACACACCGTTATGATATTTAGTATATTGGCGGTACTTGGGCTCATTATGGCAGCTCTGGCAACAGCGGTTCAATTTTTGATTGTAGCGTTACTTTTAACAG GCTTTTCAGTCGGAGCTCATGCAGTCATCATAGGCGAAGAAGCTATTTACTTTGAGAAGTATTACAACATATCCATGGCTATTTCCCAAGCAGGACTTTCCCTCGGAATCATGGTAATGCCACCTATGACGCAGCTCCTTCTGTACATCTACGGATGGAGGGGTTCCATGCTATTATTAGCTGCTCTCAATCTTCATCTTATCGTGTGTGGAGCTTTGTTAAAACCTTTCCACACGGGTCGGGTTGAATTAGAAGACAATGAACTCATCAAACGATCAAAGAAACAACAGGAACACGAAAATTTGGTAATAACAAATCTGGTTCATTATCTAGATTTAACGTTGTTCACCGATGCTGATTTTGTCGCTATGCTGGTTTACATTCTTTGCTGTGGTTATTGCTTTACGGGTTGGCTAATATATTTAGTTCCTCATGCAATGGAGCTAGGATTCCAATCCTACGAATCGTCATTTCTGGCGACAATTGGGGGATTCGGTAACCTCTTAGCAGCCATTCTGTATCCTATATTGAAGATTTGTACACCGGATAAAACAACTCTCTACTTGACAACATTAATGAGTACTTTTGCATTAGGCTTGGACCCGCTGGTTTCCAGTTACCATTCTTATATTGGACTAGCAATTTTATCATGCATATATGTCCTTGCCAGGGGTATGGCTATTTTGAGTGTATTTAAAATGGTTAAAAATGTCGTAGATGATAACAAGATGACAAATGCAATGCTTTGGATGAATTTTGCAGACGGAATCGGAGGAATTTGTAGTGGGTTTTTCTCAG GATGGACGTTCGACGTGACCGGAAGTTTTATGTTGTCATCTCTGCTACTAAGTGCAATATCACTTCTTGGATTATGTCCACAATTCATTGTGGATATGAGAAGTGTGTGGAAAGCTAGGAAATATGCATCGCGATACAATAACCATCATAGTATCAGTATATTAACTAAGGAGTCCATAGGTAATGTTACATCGTTGTAA